One window from the genome of [Clostridium] celerecrescens 18A encodes:
- a CDS encoding phosphate propanoyltransferase, translating into MENREELIQKVTSLVLDNWKRLSTQPYQVPVGISARHVHLSKEHVEALFGAGYRLTPMKALSQPGQFACEEQVAVSGPAGTLPKVRILGPERKQSQVEMASGDCRILGIQPQVRSSGDLKGTPGVMLKGPKGEILLTEGVIIVDRHIHMTPEDARWFGVSDQDRVSVSVDGPKGGVLGHVLIRVTRDSRLDFHVDTDDANAFQLKQGQWVTIRKEEAR; encoded by the coding sequence ATGGAAAACAGGGAAGAACTGATTCAGAAGGTAACCTCACTGGTCCTGGATAACTGGAAGAGGCTTAGCACACAGCCTTACCAGGTTCCCGTAGGAATCTCGGCAAGGCATGTGCATCTGTCAAAGGAACATGTAGAAGCGCTTTTTGGAGCCGGATACCGGCTGACTCCCATGAAAGCATTAAGCCAGCCGGGACAGTTTGCCTGTGAGGAACAGGTTGCTGTCTCCGGTCCGGCAGGAACGCTTCCTAAGGTACGGATTCTGGGACCGGAGAGAAAACAAAGCCAGGTGGAAATGGCCTCCGGTGACTGCAGAATCCTTGGAATACAGCCACAGGTAAGATCATCGGGAGATCTAAAGGGAACTCCCGGGGTAATGCTTAAGGGGCCAAAGGGAGAAATCCTTCTGACAGAGGGCGTCATCATTGTGGACCGTCATATTCATATGACGCCGGAAGACGCCCGGTGGTTTGGGGTATCGGATCAGGACCGGGTAAGTGTTTCAGTAGATGGGCCAAAGGGCGGCGTGCTCGGCCATGTACTTATTCGTGTTACCCGTGACAGCAGGCTGGATTTCCATGTGGATACTGACGATGCCAATGCGTTCCAGTTAAAGCAGGGACAATGGGTAACCATTAGAAAGGAAGAGGCCAGGTGA